The proteins below are encoded in one region of Rhododendron vialii isolate Sample 1 chromosome 7a, ASM3025357v1:
- the LOC131333549 gene encoding uncharacterized protein LOC131333549: protein MHGRERARDWERERERKRRRRRHLHSPPPPVITMTAGLRRTTSFLHYNHHHLLLSASLHNQLEPPPPPPEYSTAVLTLSRAHSQPSSVAVPNRRQNHLVNRFAGREVEKTKQKCRTIRSSSTLLRKKLKTLVSVRIVAQINLSRLYFGSF, encoded by the exons ATGCACGgcagagagagagcgagagattgggagagagagagagagagaaagagaagaagaaggagacaCCTCcattctccaccaccaccggttATCACCATGACTGCCGGACTCCGGAGAACCACCTCCTTCCTCCATTACAACCATCATCACCTCCTCCTCTCCGCCTCCCTCCATAACCAACTGgagccaccacctccaccaccggaATACTCCACTGCCGTGCTTACCCTAAGCCGAGCTCATTCCCAGCCGAGCTCTGTCGCCGTTCCGAACCGCCGCCAAAATCACTTGGTAAATCGTTTCGccggacgagag GTAGAGAAGACGAagcagaagtgtcgtacgattcgatcgagttCAACCCTATTgagaaagaagctgaaaaccttggtctccgtgcgcatagtcgctcagattaatttaagtcgactttattttggaagcttctaa